A single Triticum dicoccoides isolate Atlit2015 ecotype Zavitan chromosome 2A, WEW_v2.0, whole genome shotgun sequence DNA region contains:
- the LOC119355446 gene encoding probable amino acid permease 7 isoform X1, producing MAFGEGGGDATAPLISSDGPKRHLNIVRNGNEWTASAHVITAVIGSGVLSLAWSMAQLGWVAGPGMMVVFASVTALQSTIFADCYRSPDPEHGPHRNRTYAHAVERNLGSNSAWVCQFLQQTALFGYGIAYTITASISFRAILKANCYHAHGHDAPCSFDGSYYMLMFGGVQLLLSSIPDFHDMAWLSVVAAVMSFSYAFIGLGLGLASTISNGVIKGSITGVPMKTPVAKVWRVSQAIGDIAFAYPYSLILLEIQDTLKSPPAENKTMKKASIISILVTTFFYLCCGCFGYAAFGNDAPGNLLTGFGFYEPYWLIDFANACIILHLLGGYQVYSQPIYQFADRHFAERYPGSGFVNDFHTVKVPLLPAYRVNLLRVCFRTAYVASTTAVAIFFPYFNEILALLGALNFWPLAIYFPVEMYFIQRKVPRWSTRWLVLQGFSTVCLLVSAFALVGSIQGVITQKLG from the exons ATGGCGTTCGGCGAAGGGGGAGGCGACGCCACGGCCCCTCTCATCTCCTCCGACGGGCCGAAGCGCCATCTCAACATCGTCAGGAACG GGAACGAATGGACGGCGTCGGCGCACGTGATCACGGCGGTGATCGGGTCCGGGGTGCTGTCGCTGGCGTGGAGCATGGCGCAGCTGGGGTGGGTGGCCGGGCCGGGCATGATGGTGGTGTTCGCCTCCGTGACGGCGCTGCAGTCCACCATCTTCGCCGACTGCTACCGGTCGCCGGACCCGGAGCACGGCCCGCACCGCAACCGCACCTACGCGCACGCCGTCGAGCGCAACTTAG GTAGCAACAGCGCGTGGGTCTGCCAGTTTTTGCAGCAAACAGCCTTGTTCGGCTACGGCATTGCCTACACCATCACCGCTTCCATCAGCTTCAG GGCGATCCTGAAGGCCAACTGCTACCACGCGCACGGGCACGACGCGCCCTGCAGCTTCGACGGCAGCTACTACATGCTCATGTTCGGCggggtgcagctcctcctctcctcCATCCCGGACTTCCACGACATGGCGTGGCTCTCCGTCGTCGCCGCGGTCATGTCTTTCTCCTACGCCTTCATCGGCCTCGGCCTTGGCCTCGCCAGCACCATCT CTAACGGCGTCATCAAAGGGAGCATAACGGGCGTCCCAATGAAAACCCCTGTCGCCAAGGTATGGCGCGTCTCACAGGCCATCGGCGACATTGCGTTCGCGTACCCGTACTCCTTGATCCTCCTAGAAATTCAG GACACCCTCAAGTCGCCACCGGCCGAGAACAAGACGATGAAGAAGGCGTCCATCATCTCCATCCTGGTCACCACCTTCTTCTACCTCTGCTGCGGCTGCTTCGGCTACGCCGCCTTCGGGAACGACGCGCCGGGGAACCTCCTCACCGGCTTCGGCTTCTACGAGCCCTACTGGCTCATCGACTTCGCCAACGCCTGCATCATCCTCCACCTGCTCGGCGGCTACCAG GTGTACAGCCAGCCGATCTACCAGTTCGCGGACAGGCACTTCGCGGAGCGGTACCCGGGGAGCGGGTTCGTGAACGACTTCCACACGGTGAAGGTGCCGCTGCTGCCGGCCTACAGGGTGAACCTGCTGCGGGTGTGCTTCCGGACGGCGTACGTGGCGAGCACGACGGCCGTGGCCATCTTCTTCCCCTACTTCAACGAGATCCTGGCGCTGCTGGGCGCGCTCAACTTCTGGCCGCTGGCCATCTACTTCCCCGTGGAGATGTACTTCATCCAGCGGAAGGTGCCCCGCTGGTCCACCCGGTGGCTCGTCCTCCAGGGCTTCAGCACCGTCTGCCTGCTCGTCAGCGCCTTCGCGCTCGTCGGCTCCATCCAGGGGGTCATCACCCAGAAGCTAGGCTAG
- the LOC119355446 gene encoding probable amino acid permease 7 isoform X2, producing MAVQHSLQVIDGRCDDDGSPPRTGTEWTCAAHIITAVIGSGVLSLAWGVAQLGWVAGPACMLCFAVVTYVSASLLSDCYRCQDAEKGPRNRSYMDAVRVYLGKKQTWACGSLQYLSLYGCSVAYTFTTATSIRAILKANCYHAHGHDAPCSFDGSYYMLMFGGVQLLLSSIPDFHDMAWLSVVAAVMSFSYAFIGLGLGLASTISNGVIKGSITGVPMKTPVAKVWRVSQAIGDIAFAYPYSLILLEIQDTLKSPPAENKTMKKASIISILVTTFFYLCCGCFGYAAFGNDAPGNLLTGFGFYEPYWLIDFANACIILHLLGGYQVYSQPIYQFADRHFAERYPGSGFVNDFHTVKVPLLPAYRVNLLRVCFRTAYVASTTAVAIFFPYFNEILALLGALNFWPLAIYFPVEMYFIQRKVPRWSTRWLVLQGFSTVCLLVSAFALVGSIQGVITQKLG from the exons ATGGCGGTGCAGCACTCCCTCCAGGTGATCGACGGCCGGTGCGACGACGACGGGAGCCCGCCCCGGACCG GGACCGAGTGGACGTGCGCGGCGCACATCATCACGGCGGTGATCGGGTCCGGGGTGCTGTCGCTGGCCTGGGGCGTGGCGCAGCTGGGGTGGGTGGCCGGGCCGGCGTGCATGCTGTGCTTCGCCGTCGTCACCTACGTCTCCGCCTCCCTCCTCTCCGACTGCTACCGCTGCCAGGACGCCGAGAAGGGGCCCAGGAACCGCTCTTACATGGACGCCGTCCGCGTCTACCTCG GCAAGAAGCAGACCTGGGCTTGCGGCTCGCTGCAGTACCTGAGCCTGTACGGCTGCAGCGTCGCGTACACCTTCACCACCGCCACTAGCATCAG GGCGATCCTGAAGGCCAACTGCTACCACGCGCACGGGCACGACGCGCCCTGCAGCTTCGACGGCAGCTACTACATGCTCATGTTCGGCggggtgcagctcctcctctcctcCATCCCGGACTTCCACGACATGGCGTGGCTCTCCGTCGTCGCCGCGGTCATGTCTTTCTCCTACGCCTTCATCGGCCTCGGCCTTGGCCTCGCCAGCACCATCT CTAACGGCGTCATCAAAGGGAGCATAACGGGCGTCCCAATGAAAACCCCTGTCGCCAAGGTATGGCGCGTCTCACAGGCCATCGGCGACATTGCGTTCGCGTACCCGTACTCCTTGATCCTCCTAGAAATTCAG GACACCCTCAAGTCGCCACCGGCCGAGAACAAGACGATGAAGAAGGCGTCCATCATCTCCATCCTGGTCACCACCTTCTTCTACCTCTGCTGCGGCTGCTTCGGCTACGCCGCCTTCGGGAACGACGCGCCGGGGAACCTCCTCACCGGCTTCGGCTTCTACGAGCCCTACTGGCTCATCGACTTCGCCAACGCCTGCATCATCCTCCACCTGCTCGGCGGCTACCAG GTGTACAGCCAGCCGATCTACCAGTTCGCGGACAGGCACTTCGCGGAGCGGTACCCGGGGAGCGGGTTCGTGAACGACTTCCACACGGTGAAGGTGCCGCTGCTGCCGGCCTACAGGGTGAACCTGCTGCGGGTGTGCTTCCGGACGGCGTACGTGGCGAGCACGACGGCCGTGGCCATCTTCTTCCCCTACTTCAACGAGATCCTGGCGCTGCTGGGCGCGCTCAACTTCTGGCCGCTGGCCATCTACTTCCCCGTGGAGATGTACTTCATCCAGCGGAAGGTGCCCCGCTGGTCCACCCGGTGGCTCGTCCTCCAGGGCTTCAGCACCGTCTGCCTGCTCGTCAGCGCCTTCGCGCTCGTCGGCTCCATCCAGGGGGTCATCACCCAGAAGCTAGGCTAG